Genomic DNA from bacterium:
AATAAAAAAAGGCAGTGTGGCCGGCACCCCGTAGCGCCGACACATCAAATAGTGGCCCATCTCGTGCGCCAATAAAATGCTTAGAATAGCAGCGCTGTACGACAGGCCGTTGGTGACATAGGTTGAAAGCAAAGTGGCAAGAAACAGGACTATGTTGACCACCGGACGATCGCTCGGCAGACCGCGAAAGGGAAACCAGCGGCGTTTGCGTGGCGTAGAAGTAACCGTATCCTCTCCGGTGTATGGCTGAGGTCGATCATAATCCTTACGTTGCTGTTCCATCCTATCTTCCTGTCTGGATCTCTGTGCCGAGGCTGTTCATGTCAGGCGATTTTCCCTCCGTTCCGGGTGATGCACGCGAATCTGTTGAACGATCTCTTGCAGATCCGACGGCCGTTTTTCAAAATCGAGCCGGTTAGCATCGATGATGATCAGCGGTTGATTTCCTTCTTGCAAACGTTTGATCCAGCGCTCATAGGCGTCGTTGAGCTCAAAAAGATAAGCGGTGGTGATCCGTTTTTCATACTCGCGGCCCCGTTTGCGGATCCGGGAGATCAAAGTCCAGGTGGAAGCCTGCAGGTAGATGATCAGATCCGGCTTGCGCAGATAATCCGTCATCGCTCTGAACAGATCGCAATAATTCTCATAATCGCGATCGCTGAGATGGCCCTGTTTGTGCAGGATATAGGCAAAGATCTCCGCATCCTCATAAATACTGCGATCCTGGATGCAAGGCGTCAGGCTCTCCGAGATCACCCGTTGATCGATGAACCTGCGCGCCAGGAAATAGATCTGCAGATTGAAACTCCAACGATCCATGTCAGCGTAGAAATCATCCAGATACGGGTTGTTGATCACCCGTTCATAATAAGGGGTCCAGCTCAATTGTTCGGCAAGCAGGGTGGTCAAGGTCGTTTTGCCGACGCCGATGTTGCCGGCAATCGCCAGATGAAACCGTCCTGATCGTCCGTCACTCATGAATCGCCCTTGCATCGACGTGGAGGACCCGCCGGCGAGGGCGCTGTCACAACGCCGCCATCCTGGGTCCGCTTGGCAGTCAGGCGTTCATTGCCTGATCTTGCATAATTTACAATTTCTTGGCATAAAGCAAAGCCATATTTTTTCCGCCACAGCGGATACAGCGAATTGTTGGCCAGTGCCGGCTCCTCGGTCTCGGCCCACCATCCCTGCTTTTGGGCGAGCGCGGTCTCTACGGTTCCGGGGATCGGCGAATAGGAGGCCAAGTTGACTCTGGCGCCCAGGCGGTGCACGAAATCGACGCTGCGCTGAACCTGTTCCGGCGTCTGACCGGCCAGTCCCATCATCACGTAGACGCCGATCCGCTCCCGTGCAAAACCGGCGCCCTCCAGGTGGGCCAGCGCCCGCTCCAGCTCCGCGGTGCTGACTTTGTTCTGCTGCTGTGAGGGTTCAACGCTCTCAAAGGAAAGGCGCAGCGTGACGAACCCGCACGCCCTCATCAGTCGGGCCACTTCTGCATCCAGATAGCGCACCTGCAGCCCGTTGGGGGTGTGCCACTGCGCCGCCGGATTCAATTCGATTAAACGCCGTAACAGGGGCTTGCAATGCTGCTCTGCCTGGAACAACAGGGCATCATCGAAAAACGCGATCTGGTTCACCTGACGCGTCTCTCTCCAGTGCTGCACTTCGTGCACCACGTGGTCCACCGAGCGGCGGCGATATCCTCTGGTCAGCAGATGCGAGGCGCAATAGGAACAACGATGAGGACATCCACGCGAGGTCAACAGGGCGATTGAATGCAACACCGGATACTTTTCATACAACGGGAAAGGCAGCTCATCCAGGTGCGCATAGCTGTAATCTTTGCCCGGGCCGTCGCAGAGTTGAGCGACCAGACGAACCGCCGCTTCCTCTCCTTCTCCGGTGATGAGATAGTCGGGACGAATGCAGGCACGGGCGTGGTCCGGGCAGAGAGTGGCATAGATGCCGCCGAGGATAACCGGGCTCTTGGGAAAAAACCGGCGCAGCAGGCGCACCATATCAGCCACCGCCGGATACCAGTAGGTCATGAATGAAGTAATCAGAATGGCAGCCGGAGTCGGCATCTGACCCAATCTTTCCTCCACCATTTGAGCGGGCCAGCCATAGCGGCTGTATTGGCGAGGGATCAGCCTGAGATTCGCCGGCGGTTCAAGCGGTTCACGGTGAAATTTACCGCTGCCGTCGCTGTGTACCGCAGATGGCGGCAGCGCGGGATCAAAACGGTCCAAGCAGTCGATCAGCTGTACATCATAGCCCAGCCGGTGCAGAATGGCGCCGATGGTCAATAGGCCCAGGGGCTTGTTCCAAAAATCATAGGCCGCGAAATCATAAATCCAGGGATTGACCAGCAGAACATTATGGGAATCCGGCCTCATAGAAAATCAGCCACCAGCAATAAAAGATCGTCGCGAGGTGCTCGGTTGCTGAAATCCAGAGTCTGTTGAATCATGGCCTCGGTGGCTTGGATAGCAGGCAACGACCGGCAGGTTTGAGCGATGTGGAGCAAACCCTCCAGGGCTAAAGGTTCGCCCCGGCTGTTTTCGGTCTCCACCATGCCGTCGGTGTAGAGGATCAGCCGGTCGCCCGGGGTATAGGCGATCTCCTGCTCGATCCATTGGTCCACAGGAAGAGAGGAAAAGCCAAGGATCCGGTTCTGTGAGATCAGAGTGGCTGCGGATGGAGGTGAGGTGGACAGCAGCAGTCCGGCAGGATGGGCGCTGCCGGCGTAGACCAGCTTTTTCTTTTTCAGATCGCAACGCACGCAGATCATGGTAAGGAACAATGAGATGCCGGTAAAGGTCTGCATGAAAAAATCATTCAGCCGATGGAGGATCTGGCGCGGAGAGCAGCCGGCCTGTACATGCACGCGCAATTCGCTGTAAACGCGATTCACCACCAGCGCGGCGGCGATGCCGTGGCCGGTCACATCCACGACTGAGAGATAGACCAGGCCATGGCCGTCCTCATAGACGTCGGCGAAATCGCCGCCGATGCCGAGCATGGGCCGGTAATGCACCCGGACCTCCAATTCGGCGGATCGAAACACAGCCGGCACCAGACTGGCCTGCACTTGCCGGGCCAGTTCCATGTCGTCCTGAAAAAGCCGGGTCTGTTCATTGAGGCGGCACTCCTGCTCCCTCATCACGCTGCGCAAACGGCGCCGTTCCAGTGCCTGCGAGACCTTGATGAGCAGTGCATCGGATTGAAGCGGCTTGGTGAGATAATCGCAGGCGCCGATCTTCATGGCGTATACGGCGGTGGTGATGCTGCCGAATCCGGTGACGATCAGAACTTGAACATCCTGATCTTTCTGCCGCGCGGCGTTGAGTATTTGCAGGCCATCCACCTCCGGCATCTGCAGATCCGTGATCACCAGATCATAGCTGTTCTCGGAAATTTTCTCCAGACCCTGTCGCCCGCTTGCCGCTTCATCGAGAAGATAGGCTTCCCGCTGCAAAAACTGCATAAACAACCGGCGCACATGGCTATCGTCGTCGATGATGAGGATTCGGGAGGAGTTGTGGCTCGGGACAGAACTCATGGGCATGCCGCTATTTTTACCGCCATCAGAGTGATGTCGTCCGATTGCGGCGCCCCTTTGGCGAATGTTTTAACCGCATAGACAATTTCATCCAGCAACACTTTGACCGGCAGATCCCGGCAACGCCCCATAATCTCTTCCAACCGGCTTTCTTCAAAATCCTGATCCTGCGTGTTCTTGGCCTCTGTGACCCCGTCGGTGAACATAACCAGCAGATCGCCGGCTTGCAGAGCTTCCATGCCGGTCTGGTAAGATACGTCAGCCATCATGCCGAGGATGATGCCGCCCACCTCCAATCGCGTGAAGGTTCCGTCCGCATGATATAAATAGGGCGGATTGTGACCGGCGTTGACATAGGTGAGGGTCTTGTTATCCAGATCGATCACAGCATAAAAAAAGGTGATAAATTTATCAAAGGTGGTGTTGGCCTGAATAAAATTGTTCAACCGGCCGATCATTTCTCCGATGTTGCCCTGTACGGTGACGCTGTTGCGCAGGCCGGCCTGCAAGCTGGACATCAGCAGACTGGCGGGAATACCTTTGCCGGAGACATCTGCCACGGTCACTGCGATTCTGCCGTCCTCCAGTGGAATCCAGTCGAGATAATCCCCGCCGACCTGAAACGAGGGAATGTTGACGCCCTGGATTTCGATCCGATCGGTGTGCGGAAACTCTGCCGGCAGCAGCCGTT
This window encodes:
- a CDS encoding deoxynucleoside kinase, with product MSDGRSGRFHLAIAGNIGVGKTTLTTLLAEQLSWTPYYERVINNPYLDDFYADMDRWSFNLQIYFLARRFIDQRVISESLTPCIQDRSIYEDAEIFAYILHKQGHLSDRDYENYCDLFRAMTDYLRKPDLIIYLQASTWTLISRIRKRGREYEKRITTAYLFELNDAYERWIKRLQEGNQPLIIIDANRLDFEKRPSDLQEIVQQIRVHHPERRENRLT
- a CDS encoding radical SAM protein, with amino-acid sequence MRPDSHNVLLVNPWIYDFAAYDFWNKPLGLLTIGAILHRLGYDVQLIDCLDRFDPALPPSAVHSDGSGKFHREPLEPPANLRLIPRQYSRYGWPAQMVEERLGQMPTPAAILITSFMTYWYPAVADMVRLLRRFFPKSPVILGGIYATLCPDHARACIRPDYLITGEGEEAAVRLVAQLCDGPGKDYSYAHLDELPFPLYEKYPVLHSIALLTSRGCPHRCSYCASHLLTRGYRRRSVDHVVHEVQHWRETRQVNQIAFFDDALLFQAEQHCKPLLRRLIELNPAAQWHTPNGLQVRYLDAEVARLMRACGFVTLRLSFESVEPSQQQNKVSTAELERALAHLEGAGFARERIGVYVMMGLAGQTPEQVQRSVDFVHRLGARVNLASYSPIPGTVETALAQKQGWWAETEEPALANNSLYPLWRKKYGFALCQEIVNYARSGNERLTAKRTQDGGVVTAPSPAGPPRRCKGDS
- a CDS encoding SpoIIE family protein phosphatase, which gives rise to MSSVPSHNSSRILIIDDDSHVRRLFMQFLQREAYLLDEAASGRQGLEKISENSYDLVITDLQMPEVDGLQILNAARQKDQDVQVLIVTGFGSITTAVYAMKIGACDYLTKPLQSDALLIKVSQALERRRLRSVMREQECRLNEQTRLFQDDMELARQVQASLVPAVFRSAELEVRVHYRPMLGIGGDFADVYEDGHGLVYLSVVDVTGHGIAAALVVNRVYSELRVHVQAGCSPRQILHRLNDFFMQTFTGISLFLTMICVRCDLKKKKLVYAGSAHPAGLLLSTSPPSAATLISQNRILGFSSLPVDQWIEQEIAYTPGDRLILYTDGMVETENSRGEPLALEGLLHIAQTCRSLPAIQATEAMIQQTLDFSNRAPRDDLLLLVADFL